A portion of the Chelmon rostratus isolate fCheRos1 chromosome 15, fCheRos1.pri, whole genome shotgun sequence genome contains these proteins:
- the LOC121618153 gene encoding delta-like protein 4: MAVWFTSVLAIVMTIFTQVLGSGVFEIDLHHFQNTKGLLANGLSCSMTGCRTYFRVCLKNFQTVVSPGDCIFGKVTTPVLGTDSFSIQQDARLRLPLNFTWPGAFSLVIEAWYSPAADLPGDTTNPQFLISSFAIQRQLGIGHEWSQDVQNGTQTELRYSYRFICNDNYYGDTCSKICAPRDDHFGHYTCKPDGQIACLPGWKGEYCQEPICLEGCNERNGNCTLPGECKCREGWQGLFCDVCKLHPSCKHGTCKEPWQCTCKEGWGGIFCDQDLNYCTHHKPCANGATCMNTGQGSYTCTCLPGFTGVNCDMEVRECDSQPCRNGGHCLDSENGYRCVCPRGFEGTHCEHRMLTCADTPCFHRGKCKETDNGHSYTCECPAGYTGLNCEKKVDKCTSLQCTNGGHCVIHGNLRLCSCRSGFTGLRCEININECARNPCANGSTCIDRINDYTCTCPPGYTGRHCDKPTDRCASQPCLNGGTCTIGANGQPSCICPAHYSGPQCQSDDVPSPNTPSPNVGWESNDKLSLAAISLGVGLVAVLVLFCMVVVVIRQVKKQRNTEQDSETMNNLSKGDFQKENLISTLELKNNNKKIDLEVDCAREKSNHKHINHYHLDYKTSTGYKDELSLLDKDENCEKTIEEKKHLSRMYSERPECRISTICSSRDSMYQSVFVIAEEKNECIIATEV, translated from the exons ATGGCCGTTTGGTTCACCTCTGTCCTCGCAATAGTTATGACAATATTTACTCAG GTTCTGGGATCAGGTGTATTCGAGATAGATCTCCATCACTTTCAGAATACTAAAGGTTTGCTGGCAAATGGACTTAGTTGCAGCATGACCGGCTGCAGGACTTATTTCAGGGTTTGTTTGAAGAACTTCCAGACGGTGGTGTCTCCTGGAGACTGCATATTTGGCAAAGTCACCACACCTGTTCTGGGCACCGACTCGTTCAGCATCCAGCAGGACGCCAGGCTGCGTCTGCCGCTCAACTTCACCTGGCCG GGTGCTTTCTCATTAGTTATTGAAGCCTGGTATTCTCCTGCAGCGGACCTGCCTGGAG ACACCACCAACCCTCAATTCTTGATTAGTTCTTTTGCCATCCAAAGACAGTTGGGAATAGGGCATGAGTGGTCCCAGGATGTGCAGAACGGGACGCAGACGGAGCTAAGGTACTCATACCGGTTCATCTGCAATGACAATTACTACGGGGACACTTGTTCCAAAATATGCGCTCCGAGAGACGACCATTTTGGCCACTACACCTGCAAGCCTGACGGGCAAATAGCCTGTCTGCCGGGATGGAAGGGAGAATACTGCCAAGAAC cAATCTGTCTTGAAGGGTGCAATGAAAGGAATGGAAACTGCACGTTACCTGGAGAGTGCAA ATGCAGAGAGGGCTGGCAGGGCCTCTTTTGTGATGTGTGTAAGCTCCATCCATCCTGTAAACATGGTACCTGTAAAGAGCCGTGGCAGTGCACCTGCAAGGAAGGCTGGGGAGGCATCTTTTGTGACCAAG ATCTGAACTACTGCACCCACCACAAACCCTGTGCCAACGGGGCCACGTGTATGAACACAGGCCAGGGCAGCTACACCTGCACCTGCCTGCCAGGCTTCACCGGGGTCAACTGTGACATGGAGGTCAGGGAGTGTGACAGCCAGCCCTGTCGCAACGGAGGCCACTGCCTG GACTCTGAGAATGGCTATAGGTGTGTGTGCCCGCGGGGGTTTGAAGGGACACACTGTGAACACAGGATGCTGACCTGCGCAGATACACCCTGCTTTCATCGTGGCAAGTGCAAAGAGACGGACAATGGGCATAGTTACACATGCGAGTGTCCGGCAGGCTACACTGGACTTAACTGTGAGAAGAAGGTGGATAAATGTACCTCACTGCAGTGCACCAATG gTGGACATTGTGTGATCCACGGTAACCTGAGGCTGTGCAGCTGTCGCTCAGGCTTCACAGGTCTGCGCTGTGAGATCAACATCAACGAGTGTGCCAGGAACCCCTGCGCAAACGGCTCCACCTGCATCGACCGCATCAACGACTACACCTGCACCTGCCCCCCAGGGTACACAGGGCGCCACTGTGACAAGCCAACTGACCGCTGTGCCTCTCAACCCTGCCTGAACGGTGGGACCTGCACCATCGGAGCAAACGGCCAGCCGAGCTGCATCTGCCCCGCCCATTACAGTGGCCCCCAGTGCCAGTCCGACGATGTGCCTTCACCCAACACCCCCAGCCCCAATGTAGGCTGGGAGTCCAATGACAAGCTGAGCTTGGCAGCCATCAGCTTGGGAGTGGGTCTGGTGGCTGTTCTGGTGCTTTTCTGCATGGTAGTGGTGGTAATACGTCAAGTcaagaagcagagaaacacGGAGCAGGACTCAGAGACCATGAACAACCTCTCCAAGGGTGACTTTCAGAAGGAGAACCTCATCTCCACTCTAGAACTCaagaacaacaataaaaagatcGATTTGGAGGTGGACTGTGCCAGGGAAAAGTCtaatcacaaacacatcaacCACTACCACCTGGACTATAAAACCTCCACGGGGTACAAGGATGAATTGTCTCTTTTGGACAAagatgaaaactgtgaaaagacaatagaagaaaaaaagcatttgagtAGAATGTACAG TGAAAGGCCAGAGTGTAGAATATCAACAATATGTTCTTCCAGAGATTCAATGTACCAGTCTGTCTTTGTAATAGCAGAGGAGAAAAACGAATGCATCATTGCAACCGAG GTATAA
- the exd1 gene encoding piRNA biogenesis protein EXD1 gives MVLEDVKFLNVLKGKRIKLTVKNFCYHGVLQHINPNKTLVLAHVSGSDGCKIPGSKLFFGHQILNVEFSDEANTDRGLEESLHVEKFQPYGKAVALDDDTEEHINFVLINEFYEKFGPAVMHIKKQDVIGVGADGVEVFKHGRLCWLQIATRNNVYLFDILLLGARAFKNGLSMILENKHTVKVVHDCRAIAGCLTAQFGVQLTNVFDTQVADVMYFYSETGGFLPDRVSTLEEVVSLHLKVPFSQLLPLQMKSQLTKEKEIWLKRPSPVPLLKVMALSVIHLMPLRLVLLDTLMTDYMSMVDSYLNSSYYEPDELAHVSMESVLELPRELRQLEQMRCERQEWAASHYPFTEQGLLARFNPRIQSPPQTSPAAQADTLKPATVESPSSTPVDPLRHTPPTSHLGVADVSPVDVHGSRHPAAQAPVPATVSDLWKETCRKSSLSLGVGRGRTEVLMDTLGRGRPFRKEQASVPALPASGRGFLLRIAQAQKLQEHTGDVEISW, from the exons ATGGTTTTGGAAGACGTCAAGTTCCTGAATGTCCTCAAGGGAAAACGCATCAAGCTAACCGTCAAGAATTTCTGCTACCACGGCGTCCTCCAACACATCAATCCCAATAAAACGCTGGTTTTGGCGCACG TTAGTGGCAGCGACGGCTGTAAAATACCTGGTTCAAAATTGTTCTTTGGGCATCAGATTCTGAACG TGGAATTCAGTGATGaagcaaacactgacagagg ACTTGAAGAGAGCTTACATGTGGAAAAGTTTCAGCCATACGGGAAGGCAGTCGCACTGG ATGATGATACAGAGGAACATATAAACTTTGTGCTCATTAATGAGTTTTACGAGAAGTTTGGACCTGCT GTGATGCACATCAAGAAGCAGGATGTGATCGGTGTGGGAGCTGATGGAGTTGAGGTGTTTAAGCATGGCAGACTGTGTTGGCTGCAG ATTGCCACTAGAAACAATGTATACCTATTTGATATCCTGCTACTTGGAGCCAGGGCCTTTAAGAATGGGCTTTCAATGATCCTGGAGAATAAGCACACAGTGAAG GTCGTTCATGACTGCAGAGCCATCGCTGGATGTCTGACTGCTCAGTTTGGAGTACAGCTAACCAACGTCTTTGACACTCAg GTGGCAGATGTCATGTACTTCTACTCAGAGACAGGAGGATTCCTTCCAGACAGAGTCAGCActctggaggaggtggtgagTCTCCATCTGAAGGTGCCCTTCTCCCAGCTCTTACCCCTTCAGATGAAGTCACAGCTCACCAAG gAGAAAGAGATCTGGCTGAAGAGGCCCTCTCCTGTACCCCTGCTTAAGGTGATGGCTCTGTCAGTGATCCACCTTATGCCTCTCAGACTGGTGCTGCTGGATACTCTTATGACAGACTACATGTCCATGGTGGATTCATACCTCAATAGCAGTTACTATGAACCTGATGAACTGGCGCATGTCAGCATG GAGAGTGTGTTGGAGTTGCCCAGAGAGCTCAGACAACTGGAGCAAATGCGTTGTGAGCGGCAGGAGTGGGCTGCCAGCCACTACCCTTTCACAGAGCAAGGTCTGCTGGCTCGCTTCAACCCCCGAATTCAGTCTCCACCCCAGacctcacctgcagcacaggcAGACACCCTTAAACCTGCAACTGTGGAATCACCTTCCTCAACACCAGTGGATCCTCTCCGTCACACACCGCCCACGAGCCATCTGGGAGTTGCTGATGTTTCTCCTGTGGATGTCCATGGCTCCCGCCACCCAGCTGCCCAAGCTCCAGTCCCCGCCACTGTGTCAGACCTCTGGAAAGAAACATGCAGAAAGAGTTCCCTGTCTCTAGGTGTAGGCAGAGGCCGCACAGAGGTGCTGATGGATACACTGGGAAGAGGAAGACCCTTTAGGAAAGAGCAGGCATCTGTCCCAGCCTTACCCGCGTCAGGAAGAGGCTTCCTTCTCCGGATAGCACAAGCTCAGAAGCTCCAAGAGCACACTGGTGATGTGGAAATTTCCTGGTAG
- the LOC121618717 gene encoding glutathione-specific gamma-glutamylcyclotransferase 1-like translates to MKPQDTGNEKSNLWIFGYGSLVWKPNFSYKRSQIGHIVGYKRRFWHGDNFYRGNKEMPGRVVTLVEDQEACTWGVAYEVTDSKAEESLQYLNMREVVLGGYIMETVEFIPQEKGQAPLLALVYIATSDNPMYLGPASDREMAAQISACRGNAGHNTEYLVRLAEFMRLYCPEVEDEHLFSIEAAVLNIFHDCGGISHIDPKPRLLGAT, encoded by the exons ATGAAACCTCAGGACACTGGAAACGAAAAGAGCAACTTGTGGATATTCGGGTATGGCTCCTTGGTGTGGAAACCCAATTTTTCTTACAAAAGGAGTCAAATCGGCCACATTGTGGGATACAAAAGGCGCTTCTGGCATGGAGATAATTTCTATCGAGGGAACAAGGAAATG CCCGGCAGAGTGGTCACACTGGTGGAGGATCAGGAG GCTTGCACATGGGGGGTTGCCTATGAGGTGACTGACTCCAAGGCTGAAGAGTCCCTCCAGTACCTGAACATGAGAGAGGTTGTGCTGGGGGGTTACATAATGGAGACGGTAGAGTTCATCCCTCAGGAGAAGGGTCAGGCTCCTCTGTTGGCCCTCGTCTACATCGCTACTTCTGACAACCCTATGTACCTCGGCCCGGCCTCGGACAGGGAGATGGCTGCCCAGATTTCTGCCTGCAGGGGCAACGCGGGCCACAATACTGAATACCTGGTGCGCCTGGCAGAGTTCATGAGGCTCTACTGTCCCGAGGTAGAGGACGAGCACCTCTTCTCCATCGAGGCGGCTGTTCTGAACATTTTCCACGACTGCGGAGGGATCAGTCACATAGACCCAAAACCCCGACTGCTGGGAGCTACATAA